The sequence below is a genomic window from Paramisgurnus dabryanus chromosome 4, PD_genome_1.1, whole genome shotgun sequence.
CTAGTGACCTGTCGGTCTGTAGCTGGCCGATCGAGCCGATTCAGTGGACACCATTTCCATTATTACAGCAGATCAACAGAAATTCTGCATCAGTAAGTCATAAACAAACACATGTGCATCTATATTGATGTAGTTATGCTAAAAAAAACCTGTTGTTTATTTATAGGTGAAAGCAACTCGCCCTCGCTCTTACTGTGAAGGCATGGAGCTGGTAGATTTGGAGAAGAGCTGGACAGCCTAATGGACAGTCTTGTCAATCATCATGTTTGTCGGAGCATATGGTGCAAACGCACTTTTgacgatcccatacccctctctccaccctgtactttcctTTCCTCTCCGTACTGTACATCCTGTCTATCAAACAAAGgaaaaaatggcccaaaaaaaaCTTATCTCATGTTTGGGACGGATATAGCATACTGAAACCAAAATAAATCTCATCTActcaaaaatacttttattggCATTTGCTCTCAGGATCCTCtagtaaatgtatttaaacaaTGTTGTACATGCTCATGGAGAATTCTTGGTTTGAGCTGATATAACGTCAATAATAACTGTATTTTTATTCTTCAGGTTGATGGTAAGACCCCACAGACACATACACAACAACAAAATGACATCTTGGGCAGCTGTAGGGCAAAAAAGTACATGACCCTtgggtttaaaataatttacttGTGAATAATGTCGCCAGATAAAAATGAAACCTCTATAGGGCGGTTTCCTAGACatggcttatcctagtcccagactaaaatgcatgtttgggctgctttaatttaaaaaacatcttgcacacatatatcagtgctattCCCATATGgcgaaaaataattttaaatatatttctaaataaaaaaatggccaaaaaatatatgtactgaaatatatttttaaacatgtttacaaaagtgtgtttttcaccaatttttattttggccatttttttgtatattttgaaattccAGTTGCAAGAAAAAAAACCTGTTACAAGCCTGTAAATAACAGGTtaaaatttaatatattttcaactgcaatTGTATAACTATAATTTTACATGTTATACatacttatacattttatatatttattttgtccaagaaattattttgccatatgggttaTAAAATtcgaaatgtatttgttgcccctgaaatatgtacattttgaaatatatgttaatatatgaaggttaaaactaaatatattttcaaattcaaaaatacattaaattaagctttactttctacaaaatgtatttagcatatatttaaaacaaagaaattatttttttctcatatGGGTTGTTTTGTCCCATGATGCACagcagtattgtttttttttaaggtatgtttgtaaaaacgatATAAATGTCCTAATTTAACTAAAGCCTATTCCTGAATTAATCAAAACCCTTGGAAACTGCCCTATGTGAGATTACACTTTATTTTCcatccttaaaggaaaacaccaccgtttttcaatattttatgttcttacctcaacttagacgaattcatgcatacctatcttttttcaatacgtgcacttaatctttgtacagcgtgtcgtgaatgtgttagcatttagcctagacccattcattccttaggatccaaacagggatgaatttagaagccaccaaacacttccatgttttcccagattaaagactgttacatgagtagttacacgagtaagtatagtggaacaaaataaaacgtgacaatttttaagcggataaaaaattagaactattttgtatggcggaagagcacttagtttgcagcacttcgacacGGTGTGCactaacatcatcactcctccTCTCACcgagtttgagcgagaggggcaAGTTCACAGGAATGATGATATTACTGCGccagaggtcgaagtgctgcaaactaagtgctttcCACCAttcaatatagttctcattttttatcagcttaaaaattgtcacgttttattttgtgccactatacttactcgtgtaactactcatgtaacagtctttaggaaaacatggaagtgtttggtggcttctaaattcatccctgtttggatcctaaggaacaTTCACAACGCCCTGTGCAAAGAtcaagtgcacgcattgaaaagaGATATGGAtttattaattcgtctaagctgaggtaagaacacagtaaaatattgaaaaactgtggtgttttcctttaaaccaATGGTGAACCACAATGCACTGTCATGAAATTAGGTttgttcgacttcatccggTGCCGCAAGAACTGATCgtggatgacgtcaaagtaccgcgagagcgattcaagaaATTATACAGAGTCTACTTTCAGATCGCTGTCGTGGAATGTTTACGCCGCCTATCAGTTCTTGCGGCGCTGAttgaagtcaaacaagcctaCAGTTACAGAAGGTGCTATACGCAATTTCAGGTGCTTTGCTAATTTACAGGGCTCAAGACACAAATTCAACCTTCCTCTATTACTTTAATGACACTCACTTTTTAAAACCAGACTTCTAGAAATGTTAGCAAACCAGATTTCAGAAACCCTGAACACACAACCTGACTGACAGACATATAGAGATGCATACCAGTGTTTAGTCTCTCATATGATTTCTCAGGATACGTTTCTGTGTTATCTGTCAGGCAAAAAGAAATGTTATGGTATGCAAAAAAAACTATGCATCACTTCATTGCTAACACAAAGGTTTACAATCAGCTATAGGAAATAGTGACCCAGACACTAGAGAGTCACTAATGTTCTGTCCTCATTGTGTCCAAAATCAATCCACTTAACCCCAGGGTGGCTTTTGGGTatcagttttatcaatgaatgTACTCAGTGGCAGTGTGTGAAAATTGTCTAATAGATGGTAGGTTAAAAACAAAaggaaatataaacaaataaaccaCTTAGCCAAGTGAGTGCACAttagattaaagtaacttaTTTCGGTTGTTACAAAAAATAATGGCAGTACATGAGACTACATGATTCTTCAACTTAAAATCACATCATTGCATCAGGTTTTGGCACTGTCAACCCCAAAGTTCAAACATTTCTGAATTAGATAAAAATAGATTTTGctcaaaaaattaattaatgactttattttccTATTTTATATGGCTTCTCGACATGAAGTCGTATCGATGAAAGTTGCACTTTGTCCTATTTAATTTAGTCCATTAATAATATACGGTAAAGTAAACTATAACATTTTATACAGCATCATGTTGCATAGTCATATACTGTCTGTAGCAGCAGAACGTATTATGCTGTTCATACAGGAGTTGTTCTTCTTGTTGCAGTTCCACATTGAGAAACATACGAGTGCTCCTTTACTGCGCATCGCGCGCGCGCAATGTCTATCACTGAATTCTGTGCATGCACCGGGCTTTTACCGGGATTCGCCGAGTTCTGTTTAAAGTTTGGTGACAGCATGACTCCGTTTTCAGACTTGATTGAATTTTGACCATGTGCATTTGGAAACCCAACCCCCTTTTCTGACCCCCAACTGTTTTGTATGTGAATCCCTTTTTCTGATTTCACAGAGTTCTGCGTGGAGAAAATATGGGGATTCGCAAAGGTATTGTTGGCAATGACAGAGTTGTGGAAATGCGCAAATCCACGGCTTGTATTAAGGGAGTTGTGGGTTGCAGTCGTCGGAGACGCGTGTCCCAGCGCGTACAACCCGAGGTCGTTCCCGTGTCGAGCAGGTGAAGGCTCGCGCGACCGGGAGTCAGATGAACGATTTTGCCCCTGCCTCCAGCGATAACGGGAACGGTAGCTGGTAGATCGCCGTTGCTGCAGGGAATTAGTGCTGAGTTGGAGCGTGCGATGTGAACGCGCTCTGAGCACGCGGTGCGTGTCGATGAACAGGTGCACGGTGAGGACGCCCACCGTCTCCGCTACGATGAAGGAAAGCGCGCCGCAGTAGAAGCTCCAGCCGTACCAGTGACTGCGCTTCGACTCGCTCTGGTTTGGGTCACCGGCGTTGGACGAAATGTACACGATAATCCCAATTATGTTACttaaacctgaaaacaaaaacatgttaAATCCCGGCTGAAATTGACGtagtttttaatacaaaaaagaaaagtttgatCCCATCAgtggtttattataaaaacattgaCAAGAATTGACTCAATTGAATTGGTTGAGCATCCATCGTGTTAGCAacgtacactctaaaaaaacaaacggtgctatatagcaccaaaactgttgatttgaatcgtaaccatagaagaaccgtttttagtgccatatagcaccggtgaagaaccggtGAAGcgcctgtgtagaaccatataggggccatatagcaccacatttgggtctacatagcactatatggttctacacaggtgcttcaccggtgctatatggcatatgattacgagcaaagaaccacttttggtgctatatagcaccgtttgtttttagagtgtaagagGTTCTTGGTTAGATTCCCACAGAACACATACTTGAAAAATGTGTAGCTTCGTGAACTGTAAATGTTTTGGCTTAAGTATCTGCAAAACTTCGCCCATATATCATTGGCATAAGGATTGCACATTTGGTTAGAATGCCACCTACTGGTCATTGCTAAAGTTTACACAAGTATAGTGAAAATGTATCTATCCAGAAATGTTCAAGTTctttattaaaaatgaaatgattaaaaaagaaaaatattatgTAAACTATAACATTTACTATAGTGAAATAGTGATTCTGAATCTTACTATAGTTTCAATAGGCTGACCCCTGCAGCTATAAAATTAGGCTACATTAGATAATTTTAAAGGAGGGGGGTTGCTAGGGTCAGATGGGAGGGGGCTTAGCCCCCTGAAAACATGACCCCACAAACACAGCAAATATTTGTATAATTATGATAATAACTGTAATGTTACCATAAAATCAAAAAAGCATGAATTTTTTTGTACAGTGCGGTTTTTTTCTTCGTGTTGATCCCCTCTTTTTTGCAATTCtactttttatctttttttatttataatggaGCTTTATATGTAGCTTCTTGTTTTTAATCCtgcatttaaaacaaatgcTGTACtgtttaacccatgctgggtatATATTAGTGATAGGACAATATATTTCAGAGGGCGATATATTTGCcaatatttggatttttttatcaGCATCTGCCGATAAAATTCCACATTAAATCCACATATAAGAAAATGTGTGCATTGGgtattttttaaaatttctgaattagttaaaaaatttattttgctcaaaaattgtattaatgactttattatcatattataaatattttcaatcGGCCAGCAAGTTTCTCTATTACTTTTATCTTATAAAAATGACACTCAGTGTCATATATTTATAAAGGTTATGGAtaactaatgtttttttttagtttcacCAATTTTTTCTTTGGctgttatttactgtaataacatttgtgttatatcTGCCTCATATCGGCCATACAGCTTTCTTAATATTGGTATCGGCATCTGCCATTAAATAACCCATATTGGTGGACCACTAGTAGACAttggttaaaatgacccaatgctgggttgttgttacccaaccatgggttataacaacccaacattggatAATTTAACCCTAAAGGTGTGTTCTTTCCAACATTTAAAACAGCATTTCCCAGCATTTTAAGagtgtgtaaatgatgacagaattttctttttgggtgaactatccctttaagacatgCAGACATACCAGCCGAGACAAAAAAGATGCCTGCGCACAGGATAACATTGTGTCGGCTCTTGTAGAACTCACTAGCAGCTACACAAACTCCACCAATGAACAGCAGTCCCACGCTCAGTATAGGGAAAAGACTAGAGGCGCGCACAGCACCtataacacacacagacaaaataTTATGTTTGCATAGCATTATATCACGAatcacattaaattaaattacgtaaaataaaattgttacAATTCTTAATGTTTTCTTGTTTAATGTATTGTACTTTTTATTGTCATTGTTATGCACCAGCACATCAAGATACATTCCTTGCACAGTGGCAATAAAGATGATTCAGTGAGCCATCAacagtgcaccattaaaaccATTACACATTTTCTTTATGTAGTGTGTTTGGGTCTTATTCCATTAGGTTTTAGATAACATCCACCAATACATACGTATATACTCTAGTGGTTATCGATTAAATAGGTAAGTTTCTTCGGAATCCTAATTTTGGAACTTTATCATTTGATTGAAGGTCAAAATACATTCTTTACCATACAACTGTAATATGAACCATGTATATGTCATTTTCCCCCCAAATATTATTACACCTATATTGAAATTTGTCTTTGATATCTGTGCAGATGTCAATATGTGGATAtgaatgtctgtgtgtttgtttgtagaTACTTACGCAATAGATATTCTGCAGCATCTTGTTCATAATCTGCATCCTCTGGGAAATGATCAATGTTCTTACAGACCCCTTTAAATATGCCtgtaaacacgcacacacacgcacgcacgcacacacagttAGTAACCAATGCCGTTTTCCAAATGGTTTGACTAATGCAATCAAATCATTAAGCGACTTGCAGGGCATTGAACCCTCAACCTTTGCGTTGCTAACATAAGGCTGTaacaactgagctacaggaacacgcCAGTAAAGCATTACACAAAagctgattttttttctttccattA
It includes:
- the cacng3a gene encoding voltage-dependent calcium channel gamma-3 subunit; this encodes MPTVIWRHLAPGRRMKVCNRGAQMLVTTAGAFAAFSLMTIAVGTDYWLYSRGVCRSKSANDNDTNRKNEEVLTHSGLWRQCCMEGIFKGVCKNIDHFPEDADYEQDAAEYLLRAVRASSLFPILSVGLLFIGGVCVAASEFYKSRHNVILCAGIFFVSAGLSNIIGIIVYISSNAGDPNQSESKRSHWYGWSFYCGALSFIVAETVGVLTVHLFIDTHRVLRARSHRTLQLSTNSLQQRRSTSYRSRYRWRQGQNRSSDSRSREPSPARHGNDLGLYALGHASPTTATHNSLNTSRGFAHFHNSVIANNTFANPHIFSTQNSVKSEKGIHIQNSWGSEKGVGFPNAHGQNSIKSENGVMLSPNFKQNSANPGKSPVHAQNSVIDIARARCAVKEHSYVSQCGTATRRTTPV